In Rhododendron vialii isolate Sample 1 chromosome 9a, ASM3025357v1, the following are encoded in one genomic region:
- the LOC131301072 gene encoding acyltransferase GLAUCE-like, translating into MGTPHQFQEPPRDLKVTLQEKCLVFPSEQTERKSLYLSNIDQVLNFHFQTVHFFRAREDYPPGAVTERIKSGLSRVLVAYDFLAGRLRLSDGGGGGRLEIDCDGSGVGFVVASSECTLEEIGDLVYPNPAFRQLIAQGSSVDELGTDGNLPLCIVQVTSFKCGGFAIGLSNNHTTLDGISIKIFLENLASQSADKPYLAITPCNDRHLLAARSPPRVTFPHPELLELEIPTPGSIPDQTIPSVFDSPQDPDLDLKIFRLTSGEVSSLKNHAKSGIATGNQAEVRITSFNVVTAHVWRCKALSSRETSQNPDRSSTVLYAVDIRPRLDPPLPQSYTGNAVLTTCATATCKQLEESPLSTLVEIVSEGTSRMTDEYARSAIDWGELHKGFPHGEFLVSSWWRLGFAQVEYPWGKPRYSCPVAHHRKDIIVLFPDIEDEDDDERAGGGGNGRVNVLVALPREEMLVFEKLFHKFLACII; encoded by the exons ATGGGAACCCCACACCAATTCCAAGAGCCCCCAAGAGACCTCAAGGTCACACTCCAAGAAAAATGCCTTGTTTTCCCATCCGAGCAAACCGAGAGGAAATCCCTCTACCTGTCCAACATAGACCAGGTCCTAAACTTCCACTTCCAAACGGTTCATTTCTTCCGTGCCCGCGAGGACTATCCTCCTGGCGCGGTGACGGAGAGGATAAAGAGCGGGCTGAGCAGGGTGCTGGTGGCGTACGACTTCTTGGCGGGGAGGCTGAGGCTGAGTGACGGCGGCGGGGGCGGGCGGTTGGAGATCGATTGTGACGGGAGCGGGGTTGGGTTTGTGGTGGCGAGTAGTGAGTGCACATTGGAGGAGATTGGGGATTTGGTTTATCCTAACCCGGCTTTTCGACAACTTATTGCGCAAGGCAGTAGCGTGGATGAATTGGGAACAGATGGGAATCTGCCACTCTGCATTGTCCAG GTGACATCATTCAAATGTGGTGGCTTTGCAATAGGATTATCTAACAACCACACAACATTAGACGGCATAAGCATCAAAATCTTCCTGGAAAACCTAGCCTCCCAATCAGCTGACAAACCCTACCTGGCCATCACCCCATGCAACGACCGCCATCTCTTAGCCGCCCGATCTCCGCCTCGAGTCACCTTCCCCCACCCCGAGCTCCTCGAGCTGGAAATCCCCACCCCCGGCTCTATCCCCGACCAAACCATTCCTTCGGTCTTCGATTCTCCCCAGGACCCTGATCTCGATCTCAAAATCTTCCGCCTGACTTCCGGCGAAGTTTCTTCCCTAAAGAACCATGCTAAATCCGGCATTGCTACCGGCAACCAAGCAGAAGTAAGGATCACGAGTTTCAACGTCGTGACGGCGCACGTGTGGCGTTGCAAGGCCTTATCGTCGCGCGAAACGAGTCAAAACCCCGACAGGTCGTCTACTGTTCTCTATGCGGTTGATATCCGTCCCAGGTTGGACCCGCCGCTGCCCCAGTCGTACACCGGAAACGCGGTGCTGACCACGTGTGCGACCGCGACTTGTAAGCAACTCGAAGAGTCGCCTCTCTCGACGCTAGTAGAGATTGTCTCGGAAGGGACGTCAAGGATGACGGACGAGTACGCAAGGTCCGCGATCGACTGGGGAGAGCTGCACAAAGGGTTTCCGCACGGGGAGTTCCTCGTGTCGTCGTGGTGGAGACTAGGGTTCGCCCAAGTGGAGTACCCCTGGGGCAAGCCGAGGTACAGTTGCCCCGTCGCTCACCACAGGAAAGACATCATTGTGTTGTTTCCCGACATCGAGGACGAGGATGACGACGAACGGGCCGGCGGCGGCGGCAACGGCAGAGTGAATGTGTTGGTGGCTTTGCCTCGTGAGGAAATGCTTGTTTTTGAGAAACTCTTCCACAAGTTCTTGGCCTGCATTATATAA